The following proteins are encoded in a genomic region of Corynebacterium atypicum:
- a CDS encoding AI-2E family transporter: MAQEKDGARRPQADGHLADSPEGTMSPDQVTRAEAVNEAHQLSEDDQRKFTEDFPAVVHAHVEGTAPATGDGADGVIDRGAILGRDGRWIAGWALRFIILVAAAWILWKGLGMIWVGLLPVLLALIVSTVLWPPVKWLRDHKVPAALAVVLTLVGSVALIAGVGAAIVPSIRSQIPELIDRAEAGTRQLIEWVQGPPLNLELGEFQSALDNIVGFLQERSTQIASGVLAGLSGATSALVTGFVVLVMVFFFLKDGPKFLPWMRQYTGGNAGWHLTEVLSRSWNTLAGFIRAQALVSFVDAFFIGLGLVLLKVPLALALAVITFFAGFIPIIGAVSAGALAVIIALVTNGFTNAILVLVLIVAVQQLEGNVLSPIIQSKAMNLHAAVVLLSVTVGSTLFGIIGAFLAVPVAAVFAVWLRYHSEMVALRAGEITIDDIQIATARDKTLTASEGFTKVKDHLKDMTRRKPTRGTAVAVGKPAADD; the protein is encoded by the coding sequence ATGGCACAGGAAAAAGACGGTGCTCGCCGGCCTCAGGCCGACGGGCACCTAGCCGATAGTCCCGAGGGCACGATGTCTCCGGACCAAGTGACCCGGGCTGAGGCCGTCAATGAAGCGCACCAGCTCAGCGAGGACGATCAGCGGAAGTTCACCGAGGACTTCCCTGCTGTGGTGCACGCTCATGTCGAGGGGACCGCGCCGGCGACCGGCGACGGCGCCGACGGCGTGATCGACCGGGGCGCGATCCTTGGGCGCGATGGCCGGTGGATCGCCGGCTGGGCTCTGCGTTTCATCATCCTGGTCGCCGCCGCCTGGATCCTCTGGAAGGGCCTCGGCATGATCTGGGTCGGCCTGCTGCCGGTCCTGTTGGCCCTCATCGTGAGCACCGTGCTGTGGCCGCCAGTCAAGTGGCTGCGCGATCACAAGGTTCCGGCCGCGCTCGCCGTCGTACTCACTCTGGTCGGCTCCGTGGCGCTCATCGCCGGCGTGGGTGCGGCAATCGTGCCGTCGATAAGGAGCCAGATCCCCGAGCTGATCGACCGCGCCGAGGCGGGTACCAGGCAGCTCATCGAGTGGGTGCAAGGCCCGCCGCTCAACCTGGAGCTCGGCGAGTTCCAGTCCGCGCTCGACAACATCGTCGGCTTCCTCCAGGAGCGCTCCACGCAGATAGCCTCCGGGGTGCTCGCCGGGCTATCTGGCGCGACGTCGGCACTCGTGACCGGCTTCGTCGTGCTCGTCATGGTGTTCTTCTTCCTCAAGGACGGCCCGAAGTTTTTGCCCTGGATGCGCCAGTACACCGGCGGCAACGCCGGCTGGCACCTCACGGAGGTGCTCTCGCGGTCCTGGAACACCCTGGCGGGCTTCATCCGGGCCCAGGCGCTCGTGTCCTTTGTCGACGCCTTCTTCATCGGCCTGGGCCTGGTGCTGCTCAAGGTCCCGCTGGCGCTCGCGCTGGCTGTGATCACCTTCTTCGCCGGGTTCATCCCGATCATCGGTGCGGTTTCCGCCGGGGCCCTGGCCGTGATCATCGCGCTGGTGACCAATGGGTTTACTAACGCGATCCTGGTGCTCGTGCTCATCGTGGCCGTCCAGCAGCTGGAGGGCAACGTCCTTTCGCCCATCATCCAGTCCAAGGCCATGAACCTGCACGCGGCCGTGGTGCTGCTTTCGGTCACGGTCGGCTCGACCCTCTTCGGCATCATCGGCGCCTTCTTGGCCGTACCGGTTGCAGCCGTCTTCGCCGTCTGGCTGCGCTACCACTCGGAGATGGTGGCCCTGCGCGCCGGCGAGATCACCATCGATGACATCCAGATTGCGACGGCCCGCGATAAGACGCTGACGGCCAGCGAGGGCTTTACCAAGGTCAAAGACCACTTAAAGGACATGACCCGGCGCAAGCCGACCCGCGGCACCGCCGTGGCCGTAGGCAAACCGGCTGCGGACGACTAG
- a CDS encoding type 1 glutamine amidotransferase domain-containing protein — translation MGQLSDVTVAVVATNAFEDSELTSPVEAVQAEGATVKVVSTESGTITGKKGTEVAVDLTTAEANPEDFDALILPGGTNNADIIRTDEAAVKFVAAIAEAGKPIGAICHGPWILADADALKGRTVTSFKSLKTDLTNAGATWVDSECECDQGLVTSRTPDDLPAFNAKIVEEFAEGIH, via the coding sequence ATGGGACAGCTATCTGATGTGACGGTCGCCGTCGTAGCCACGAACGCCTTCGAGGATTCCGAGCTCACCAGCCCAGTCGAGGCCGTACAGGCGGAGGGTGCGACGGTCAAGGTCGTCTCCACCGAGTCCGGCACGATTACCGGCAAGAAGGGCACGGAGGTGGCCGTCGATCTGACCACCGCCGAGGCGAATCCGGAAGACTTCGACGCCCTCATCCTGCCCGGCGGGACTAATAACGCGGACATCATCCGCACCGACGAGGCCGCGGTGAAGTTCGTCGCCGCCATCGCCGAGGCCGGCAAGCCCATCGGCGCGATCTGCCACGGCCCGTGGATTTTGGCCGACGCGGACGCCCTCAAGGGCCGCACGGTCACCTCGTTTAAGTCGTTGAAGACGGACCTGACCAACGCCGGGGCGACCTGGGTGGATTCGGAGTGCGAGTGCGACCAAGGCCTGGTCACCTCCCGCACCCCCGATGATCTCCCGGCCTTCAACGCGAAGATCGTCGAGGAGTTCGCCGAAGGCATCCACTAG